One segment of Nostoc piscinale CENA21 DNA contains the following:
- a CDS encoding glycosyltransferase, translating to MGGGAEAVGLWMIQALKDKYDLTLFTLGKIELDRLNSMYGTSLLNEDIKIKNLLPAPITKLCYFMMANSKDIRMVFFHLLIRFFKQHSQQYDLVLSAYNAMDMGQVGIQYIHWIKVLEGKKIHRKISNFSEEQILKNFSIVNSYCVADITKKIYGIDARVVYPPVVIDVPNLAWNEKEEAFICSGRIVKAKEPHKVIKILRLVRERGFDIKLHITGGGGGIYEWQYTNLMKKLVSENSSWITVHKDLPYKEYVKVLSKCKYGIHFKKEPFGISIAEMVKAGAIPFVKSEGGQIEIIGQNNEELFFNTEEEAVEKIIEVLSNSDKQNKLIESLNDQKKFILHSEIHVGD from the coding sequence ATGGGTGGTGGTGCTGAAGCAGTAGGGCTATGGATGATCCAAGCATTAAAAGATAAATATGATTTAACTTTATTTACTCTTGGAAAAATTGAACTTGATCGATTAAATTCGATGTATGGAACTAGTTTATTAAATGAAGACATTAAAATTAAAAATCTTCTTCCTGCACCCATCACTAAACTTTGCTACTTCATGATGGCTAATAGCAAAGATATTAGAATGGTTTTTTTCCATCTTCTAATCCGCTTTTTTAAACAGCATAGTCAGCAATATGACTTAGTTTTATCTGCATATAATGCAATGGATATGGGTCAAGTTGGTATTCAGTATATTCATTGGATTAAAGTCCTTGAGGGTAAAAAAATCCATCGAAAAATATCCAATTTCTCTGAAGAGCAAATTTTAAAAAATTTTTCTATAGTAAATTCTTATTGTGTTGCAGATATTACTAAAAAAATCTATGGTATTGATGCCAGGGTGGTGTATCCTCCTGTTGTGATTGATGTACCGAATCTAGCATGGAATGAAAAAGAAGAAGCATTCATTTGTAGCGGTAGAATTGTTAAAGCGAAAGAACCGCATAAAGTAATTAAAATTCTCCGGCTAGTTCGTGAACGAGGTTTTGATATTAAACTTCACATCACTGGTGGAGGAGGGGGTATTTATGAATGGCAGTACACGAATTTAATGAAAAAATTAGTGTCTGAAAACTCATCATGGATAACTGTACATAAAGATTTGCCTTATAAAGAATATGTCAAAGTTCTTTCTAAGTGCAAGTATGGAATTCACTTCAAAAAAGAACCTTTTGGTATATCAATTGCAGAAATGGTGAAAGCTGGTGCTATTCCCTTTGTGAAAAGTGAAGGTGGGCAAATTGAGATCATTGGTCAGAATAATGAAGAATTATTTTTCAATACAGAAGAAGAGGCTGTAGAAAAAATCATTGAAGTTTTAAGTAATTCAGATAAACAAAACAAACTGATTGAATCTTTAAACGATCAAAAAAAATTTATTCTCCACTCAGAAATTCATGTCGGAGATTAA
- a CDS encoding polysaccharide pyruvyl transferase family protein — MKSIINYHVIDSTNVGDLFSVPAKYFTFPGYTVEQADIRTINLEDARDKHIIVGGGGLLYSPFLQSFSKLVESKARTKLIAWGIGQQLYGNSYTLAELQNFDYSQYLENFDLIGVRDFVNKYNWVPCASCMHPAFDKKREIKHEFVVFSHKKFQIKIRNFPKMTNNNQNIEEILDFLGSGETILTSSYHGAYWGTLLGRKVLCFPFSSKFYTLKHTPAILPVQKWVQQKIKFSLFSKTFF, encoded by the coding sequence ATGAAATCAATTATCAATTACCATGTCATTGATTCAACAAATGTAGGAGATTTATTTTCTGTTCCTGCAAAATATTTTACTTTTCCTGGATATACTGTTGAGCAAGCTGATATCAGAACCATCAACCTTGAAGATGCAAGAGATAAACACATTATTGTAGGTGGAGGTGGACTACTATATTCTCCATTTTTGCAATCATTTTCAAAGCTTGTTGAATCTAAAGCACGTACAAAATTAATCGCTTGGGGTATTGGTCAGCAACTCTACGGTAATTCTTATACACTTGCAGAATTACAGAACTTTGACTATTCTCAATATCTGGAAAACTTTGATTTAATTGGCGTTCGAGATTTCGTCAATAAATATAATTGGGTTCCTTGTGCTAGTTGTATGCACCCAGCTTTCGACAAAAAGAGAGAAATCAAACATGAATTTGTAGTTTTTTCTCATAAAAAATTCCAAATAAAGATTCGGAATTTTCCCAAAATGACTAATAATAATCAAAATATTGAGGAGATTTTAGATTTTTTGGGTTCTGGTGAAACCATATTAACAAGTTCTTATCATGGAGCATATTGGGGGACTTTACTGGGAAGAAAAGTTTTATGTTTTCCATTTAGTAGTAAGTTTTATACACTCAAACATACTCCTGCAATCTTGCCTGTGCAAAAGTGGGTACAACAAAAAATTAAGTTTTCACTATTTAGTAAAACTTTTTTTTGA
- a CDS encoding Npun_R2821/Npun_R2822 family protein, with product MSRGIYIIANDKVTDHAIALLNSIRTYDADTPIVMIPYDDNYHNIAATLNQYYGVQLYEDLEFIDRLSKRLHETFGGQFFARPNQFRKQACWFGPFDEFLYIDTDIVVFEKIIDNLNYLANTDFICCDYQHSGGIKNVFSQKVLTDKVFTESEVKDIFNGGFWASKKNLISEQDLYETFAECAAHTDYFDFSEKTSDQPIINYMLLKRISRRFNVVRRPGKAPGNWAGSPQFQQQGNILIDPAVNQPLQYLHWAGIRIQPGCPYWGIWEYYRNLNPDIPPASIPAPTKPSQWETTLRTIKKQVHKIFK from the coding sequence ATGAGTCGCGGAATTTATATTATTGCCAATGATAAAGTGACAGATCATGCGATCGCACTCCTCAACAGTATCCGTACTTATGATGCGGATACACCAATCGTCATGATTCCTTATGATGATAACTATCACAACATAGCCGCTACACTGAATCAATATTATGGTGTGCAGCTATACGAAGACTTAGAATTTATTGACCGTCTTTCTAAAAGATTACACGAAACTTTCGGCGGTCAATTTTTCGCCCGTCCTAATCAATTTCGCAAACAGGCTTGTTGGTTCGGCCCGTTCGATGAATTTTTGTACATTGATACAGATATTGTGGTCTTTGAAAAGATTATTGATAATCTCAATTACTTAGCAAATACAGATTTTATTTGTTGTGATTATCAGCATTCAGGCGGCATTAAAAATGTCTTCAGCCAGAAGGTATTAACCGATAAAGTATTTACTGAGTCTGAAGTCAAAGATATTTTCAATGGTGGTTTTTGGGCTTCCAAGAAAAACCTCATTTCCGAACAAGATTTGTACGAAACTTTTGCTGAATGTGCCGCCCATACAGATTATTTCGACTTTTCTGAAAAGACTTCTGACCAACCAATTATCAACTATATGTTGCTCAAACGGATTTCGCGCCGATTTAATGTGGTGCGTCGCCCAGGAAAAGCACCAGGAAATTGGGCAGGTAGTCCACAATTTCAACAACAGGGCAACATTTTGATTGATCCGGCTGTTAATCAACCCCTGCAATATCTCCACTGGGCTGGGATTCGCATTCAACCAGGTTGTCCTTATTGGGGGATTTGGGAATATTATCGCAATTTAAATCCCGACATACCGCCTGCGTCAATTCCCGCCCCAACCAAACCAAGTCAGTGGGAGACAACATTACGGACAATTAAAAAACAAGTTCACAAAATCTTTAAGTAA
- the rplI gene encoding 50S ribosomal protein L9 gives MAKRVQLVLTQDVSKLGKLGDLVEVAPGYARNYLIPKSLATRATPGILKQVERRREQERQRQLELKQQALEQKAALEKVGSLKIAKQVGENEAIFGTVTTQDVADAIQAAANLEVDRRGITIPDIGKLGTYKAEIKLHSDVTAQIDVEVVAS, from the coding sequence ATGGCGAAACGTGTCCAGTTAGTTTTAACTCAAGATGTCAGCAAGTTAGGCAAATTAGGTGACTTAGTAGAAGTTGCTCCTGGCTATGCTAGAAATTACCTTATTCCCAAGAGTTTGGCAACCCGCGCGACTCCTGGTATTCTCAAGCAAGTAGAACGCCGTCGTGAACAAGAACGTCAACGGCAATTAGAACTCAAACAACAAGCCTTAGAACAAAAAGCAGCTTTAGAAAAAGTTGGCAGTTTGAAAATTGCCAAGCAAGTTGGTGAAAACGAAGCCATTTTCGGTACTGTCACCACTCAAGATGTCGCCGATGCAATTCAAGCTGCTGCTAACCTAGAAGTTGATCGTCGTGGTATTACTATCCCCGACATTGGCAAGCTAGGTACTTACAAGGCTGAAATCAAGTTGCATTCAGACGTAACCGCGCAAATAGACGTTGAAGTTGTTGCAAGCTAA
- the dnaB gene encoding replicative DNA helicase — MAEELSFQGDGSDRLPPQNIEAEEAILGGILLDPEAIGRVSDRLVPEAFYISAHKDIYQAALRLHAQGKPTDLLSITSYLADNDLLARIGGRNKLATLVDRTVSAVNIDALAGLVMEKYLRRQLIKAGNEIVHLGYETETELPIVLDKAEQKVFGVTQERPQSGLVHISDTLVNTFQDIETRHQGVALPGIPCGFYDLDAMTSGFQRSDLIIVAGRPSMGKTAFCLNLAHNIAALYKLPVAVFSLEMSKEQLVQRLLASEAGIESGYLRSGRISQTQWEPLSRAIGMLSEIPIYIDDTPNMTVNEMRSQARRLQAEQSADLGLIVIDYLQLMEGAGDNRVQELSRITRSLKGLARELSVPIIALSQLSRGVEARTNKRPMLSDLRESGSIEQDADLVIMLYRDEYYSPDTPDRGIAEVIVAKHRNGPTGTVKLLFDPQYTKFKNLARPNY; from the coding sequence ATGGCGGAAGAATTAAGTTTTCAAGGCGATGGTAGCGATCGCCTACCACCCCAAAATATTGAAGCAGAAGAAGCGATTTTGGGGGGAATTTTATTAGATCCAGAAGCGATTGGGCGAGTTAGCGATCGCTTGGTTCCTGAAGCATTTTACATTAGCGCCCATAAAGATATTTACCAAGCCGCCTTGCGCCTCCACGCCCAAGGTAAACCCACAGATTTACTATCTATTACCAGCTACTTAGCCGATAATGATTTACTAGCGCGGATTGGTGGTAGAAATAAATTAGCTACCCTCGTAGACCGGACAGTTTCAGCAGTTAACATCGACGCTTTAGCAGGTTTAGTCATGGAAAAATACCTGCGGCGACAGTTAATTAAAGCTGGTAACGAAATTGTCCATCTTGGTTACGAGACAGAAACCGAGTTACCTATAGTTTTAGACAAAGCAGAACAAAAAGTTTTTGGTGTCACCCAAGAACGCCCACAATCAGGATTAGTTCATATTTCTGATACTTTAGTCAATACATTTCAAGATATTGAAACACGTCATCAAGGTGTCGCCTTACCTGGGATTCCTTGTGGCTTTTATGATTTAGATGCCATGACTAGCGGTTTTCAGCGTTCTGATTTGATTATCGTTGCTGGCAGGCCATCAATGGGCAAAACCGCATTCTGTCTCAACCTAGCTCATAATATTGCTGCTTTATATAAATTACCAGTTGCTGTTTTTAGTTTAGAAATGTCTAAAGAACAGCTAGTACAGCGACTATTAGCTAGTGAAGCGGGAATTGAATCTGGTTATCTGCGGAGTGGACGCATCAGCCAAACCCAGTGGGAACCGTTAAGTCGAGCAATTGGTATGCTTTCCGAGATCCCAATTTATATTGACGATACACCGAATATGACAGTTAACGAGATGCGTTCTCAAGCCAGACGACTGCAAGCCGAACAAAGTGCAGATTTAGGCTTGATTGTCATAGATTACCTGCAACTAATGGAAGGTGCAGGTGATAACCGCGTACAAGAATTATCCCGCATCACGCGCAGTCTCAAAGGTTTAGCCCGTGAGTTATCTGTACCTATAATTGCATTATCACAGTTAAGTCGCGGTGTAGAAGCACGTACCAACAAGCGCCCAATGTTATCTGATTTGAGAGAAAGCGGCAGTATTGAACAAGATGCCGATTTGGTTATTATGTTATACCGCGATGAATATTATTCACCAGATACCCCCGATCGCGGCATTGCTGAAGTCATAGTAGCAAAACACCGCAACGGCCCAACAGGTACAGTAAAACTCTTATTCGATCCGCAATATACTAAATTTAAAAACCTAGCCAGACCAAATTATTAA
- a CDS encoding FKBP-type peptidyl-prolyl cis-trans isomerase, with translation MKAILLSVGVMLVCVVVLVLAQLGGKPDTAIAANLTQAQSSPTTITKNDTLIANNSMSDKNVVTTSSGLKYVEIKEGTGATPQSGQTVVVHYTGTLEDGTQFDSSRDRGRPFSFTIGVGQVIKGWDEGLSTMKVGGQRELIIPSELGYGSRGAGGVIPPNATLIFDVELLDVK, from the coding sequence TTGAAAGCAATTTTACTCAGCGTGGGTGTCATGCTGGTTTGTGTGGTGGTTCTAGTGTTAGCACAATTAGGTGGTAAACCAGATACTGCCATTGCGGCTAATTTGACCCAAGCGCAATCATCACCCACTACCATTACAAAAAACGATACTCTAATAGCGAACAACTCTATGTCTGATAAAAATGTTGTCACTACTTCCTCTGGGCTGAAATACGTTGAAATCAAAGAGGGAACAGGGGCAACTCCTCAGTCTGGCCAAACAGTTGTAGTTCACTACACTGGCACTTTAGAAGATGGTACTCAGTTTGATAGTTCCCGCGATCGCGGCCGTCCTTTTAGCTTTACTATCGGCGTAGGACAAGTGATCAAAGGCTGGGACGAAGGACTCAGCACCATGAAAGTTGGTGGTCAGCGTGAGTTGATTATCCCTTCAGAGTTAGGCTATGGTTCCCGTGGCGCAGGTGGCGTGATTCCACCCAACGCTACCCTAATTTTTGATGTGGAATTGCTTGATGTTAAATAA
- a CDS encoding phasin family protein: MDSNNWLQQLMMVGIGTTSLVAEKLREVSDELVKDGKLNPEQAKAVMDDIVQQLKSEQGNWDAQMQRQMRNMMQDLGVARQSEVDELRGRIDRLERQVRDLENKLWR; this comes from the coding sequence ATGGATAGCAACAACTGGTTGCAACAGCTAATGATGGTGGGAATTGGTACAACGTCTTTGGTGGCAGAAAAGCTGCGTGAGGTGAGTGATGAATTAGTCAAAGACGGTAAGCTTAACCCTGAGCAAGCTAAGGCAGTAATGGATGATATTGTACAGCAGCTAAAGTCGGAGCAAGGAAACTGGGATGCTCAAATGCAACGACAAATGCGGAATATGATGCAGGATTTAGGGGTGGCGCGTCAGTCTGAGGTAGATGAACTCCGGGGGAGAATTGACCGTTTAGAACGTCAAGTACGGGATTTAGAAAATAAGCTTTGGCGTTAA
- a CDS encoding TIGR03792 family protein, which produces MVIELLKFQVDPNLRETFIQKDAEIWTTALAKYPGFLSKEVWINPNNPSEVTFIIRWATREQWQAISEADLVAIDRKFAQALGNNFQMIESAEYQVRKFPHP; this is translated from the coding sequence GTGGTTATAGAACTGCTAAAATTTCAAGTTGACCCAAATCTGCGCGAAACTTTTATCCAGAAGGATGCAGAAATTTGGACAACAGCATTAGCAAAATATCCAGGCTTCCTCAGCAAAGAAGTCTGGATTAACCCAAACAACCCCTCAGAAGTAACTTTCATCATTCGTTGGGCAACAAGAGAACAATGGCAAGCTATTTCTGAAGCAGATTTAGTAGCCATTGATAGAAAATTCGCGCAAGCATTAGGAAATAATTTTCAGATGATTGAATCAGCAGAATATCAAGTCAGAAAATTTCCTCATCCGTGA
- a CDS encoding chlorophyll a/b-binding protein — MELYPSDKTETAYNGKDRNAAELGFTPQAELWNGRFAMIGFLAYLLWDLNGFSVVRDVLHLVAYNSR, encoded by the coding sequence ATGGAACTTTATCCTAGCGATAAAACTGAAACTGCATATAATGGCAAAGATCGTAATGCTGCTGAACTTGGTTTCACTCCTCAAGCTGAACTTTGGAATGGTCGTTTTGCGATGATTGGTTTTCTCGCTTATTTACTATGGGATTTAAATGGTTTTAGTGTAGTTCGAGATGTACTGCACTTGGTTGCTTACAATTCCCGCTAA
- a CDS encoding DUF2834 domain-containing protein, with the protein MLRKVSLFSLWMGFVVYAFFLAPPDQPDTFDLIKKLSLGQWQGINPLIISLFNIMGVWPLIYSAVVFTDGRCQKIPAWPFATASFGVGAFALLPYLFLREPNQEFVGKKTIFIKLLDSRVTGIILTVIAGILVAYSVQGGDWQDFIQQWQTNRFIHVMSLDFCLLCILFPLLLEDDMARRGWKNHQIFWLISLVPLFGPLIYLCLRPALPETETTGISKQQATVN; encoded by the coding sequence ATGTTGCGAAAAGTATCTCTGTTTTCCCTTTGGATGGGATTTGTTGTATATGCTTTCTTTTTAGCACCCCCTGATCAACCCGATACATTCGATTTAATCAAGAAACTCTCTCTTGGACAGTGGCAAGGGATTAATCCTTTAATTATTTCGTTATTCAATATTATGGGAGTTTGGCCTCTCATTTATAGTGCAGTAGTATTTACTGACGGGAGATGTCAAAAAATCCCTGCTTGGCCATTTGCGACTGCATCTTTTGGTGTAGGTGCTTTTGCTTTGTTACCTTATTTATTTCTGCGAGAACCAAATCAAGAGTTTGTTGGTAAAAAAACTATTTTCATCAAGCTGCTAGATTCTCGTGTGACTGGTATTATCCTCACCGTAATTGCAGGTATATTAGTTGCTTATAGTGTGCAAGGTGGAGACTGGCAAGATTTTATCCAACAGTGGCAAACTAACCGCTTTATCCATGTGATGAGTTTAGATTTTTGCCTATTGTGCATATTATTTCCCCTATTACTAGAAGATGATATGGCGCGTCGGGGCTGGAAAAATCATCAAATATTCTGGTTAATAAGTTTGGTTCCGTTATTTGGCCCATTGATTTATTTGTGTTTACGCCCAGCTTTACCTGAAACTGAGACAACAGGTATATCCAAGCAACAAGCAACTGTTAATTAA
- a CDS encoding tetratricopeptide repeat protein, with protein MGIQSMIKVVGLLLMAGFWLFMLYDCIRNEPDKRLWLWVLIIVNFFGAIAYCFQRWIPRGYIPVKKPWKNLTSSRKRRKVKATSIKKAAHYVNFSHHLPDDVESVDQPTASNPQDFNNADDNLQTLWNEAFIDIKNKKFTSAKSYLETILKIDPDYKYGDASLMYGETLFALQEFEAAKQHLENHIQSWNHPQAYIILAEILSRQGDVQTACNYLETIIVKIQESSYFHYKRKRLVSKAAKLLRTIKR; from the coding sequence ATGGGAATTCAGTCAATGATCAAAGTTGTGGGATTGTTGTTAATGGCCGGATTTTGGTTATTCATGCTTTATGATTGTATTCGCAACGAACCAGACAAGCGATTATGGCTGTGGGTTTTAATTATTGTCAACTTTTTTGGTGCGATCGCTTACTGTTTTCAGCGTTGGATACCGCGAGGATATATCCCAGTTAAGAAGCCTTGGAAAAATTTGACAAGTAGCCGTAAACGGCGCAAAGTAAAAGCAACAAGTATCAAAAAAGCTGCTCATTATGTGAATTTCAGTCATCATCTCCCAGATGACGTGGAAAGCGTAGATCAACCAACAGCCTCAAATCCGCAAGATTTCAACAACGCCGATGACAATCTCCAAACTCTTTGGAATGAAGCATTTATTGATATTAAAAATAAAAAATTCACTTCTGCCAAGTCTTATTTAGAAACTATATTAAAAATAGACCCAGATTATAAATATGGTGATGCTTCTTTAATGTATGGCGAAACATTGTTTGCTTTACAAGAATTTGAAGCCGCTAAACAGCATCTAGAAAATCACATTCAAAGTTGGAATCATCCACAAGCTTATATCATCTTGGCGGAAATTCTCTCTCGCCAGGGAGATGTCCAGACTGCATGTAATTATCTGGAAACAATTATTGTTAAAATTCAAGAATCTTCCTACTTTCACTACAAACGTAAACGACTTGTCAGTAAAGCAGCAAAACTATTAAGAACCATAAAGCGTTAA
- the hrcA gene encoding heat-inducible transcriptional repressor HrcA has protein sequence MEVQLTNRQQHILWATIRHYIATAEPVGSKVLVEEYDLGVSSATIRNVMGALEKSGLLYQPHTSAGRIPSDSGYRIYVDQLITPSLRDATRTETLAKEVELSLQQRLHWEDWSLEALIHGAAQILATLSGCISLITMPQTSTALVRHLQLLQIEAGRIMLILVTDGYETHSKVMDLPPGKENLQLDAEVIDRELQIVSNFLNSHLRGRSLLEIANLNWSELDQEFQLYGEFLKSSVAELSRRTQAPTTTQIMVRGVTEVLRQPEFSQLQQVKTIMQLLEEEQDKLCQLIFDEPETEDASKSRVTVRIGAENPLEPIRTCSLISSTYRRGSVPIGSVGVLGPTRLDYESAIAVVAAAADYLSEAFS, from the coding sequence ATGGAAGTCCAGTTAACCAATCGACAACAGCACATCCTTTGGGCAACAATACGTCACTACATTGCGACAGCAGAACCTGTTGGATCAAAGGTTTTAGTGGAAGAGTACGACTTAGGCGTTAGCTCGGCCACAATTCGTAATGTGATGGGTGCATTAGAAAAATCTGGGCTACTTTATCAACCACACACCTCAGCCGGAAGAATACCTTCTGACTCCGGTTATCGCATTTATGTTGACCAGTTAATTACACCTTCTCTGCGAGACGCTACACGAACAGAAACCTTAGCCAAGGAAGTAGAACTGTCACTCCAACAACGCCTGCATTGGGAAGATTGGAGTTTGGAAGCCCTAATTCACGGAGCTGCACAGATTTTAGCTACATTAAGTGGCTGTATTAGCTTGATTACTATGCCTCAAACTTCAACAGCCTTAGTGCGACATTTGCAACTGTTACAAATTGAAGCTGGTAGAATCATGCTAATTTTAGTCACAGATGGCTATGAAACCCATTCTAAAGTGATGGATTTACCGCCAGGAAAAGAAAATTTGCAACTAGATGCTGAAGTAATTGATCGTGAGTTGCAGATAGTTTCTAACTTCTTAAATAGCCATTTACGCGGACGGAGTTTATTAGAAATAGCTAACTTAAATTGGAGCGAATTAGATCAAGAATTTCAACTGTATGGCGAATTCTTGAAAAGTTCGGTTGCAGAATTAAGCCGTCGTACTCAAGCACCAACCACAACACAAATTATGGTGCGTGGAGTCACAGAAGTATTGCGTCAGCCAGAATTTTCTCAATTGCAGCAAGTCAAAACAATTATGCAATTGCTGGAAGAAGAACAAGACAAATTATGTCAATTAATCTTTGATGAACCAGAGACAGAAGATGCAAGTAAATCTAGGGTGACAGTGCGAATTGGTGCAGAAAATCCATTAGAGCCGATACGTACTTGCAGCTTAATTTCTTCTACCTACCGTCGAGGTTCTGTACCGATTGGGAGTGTCGGCGTTTTAGGGCCAACGCGCCTAGATTACGAAAGTGCGATCGCAGTAGTAGCCGCCGCCGCCGATTACCTTTCCGAAGCTTTCAGTTAA
- a CDS encoding rhodanese-like domain-containing protein, giving the protein MTDKSFGQPMMQISVEELAERLATSDANIQLVDVREPQELAIASLPGFVNLPLSEYADWNEKIFTMLNPEAETLVLCHHGVRSAQMCQWLIAQGFTNVKNITGGIAAYSQLVDPAIPQY; this is encoded by the coding sequence ATCACAGATAAATCCTTTGGTCAACCTATGATGCAAATTAGTGTAGAGGAATTGGCAGAACGTTTAGCTACTAGCGATGCAAATATCCAGTTAGTAGATGTACGTGAACCCCAAGAATTAGCGATCGCCAGTCTCCCAGGGTTTGTTAACTTACCTTTGAGTGAATATGCCGACTGGAATGAAAAAATTTTTACGATGTTAAATCCAGAAGCCGAAACCCTCGTCCTTTGTCATCACGGTGTGCGTTCTGCTCAGATGTGTCAGTGGTTGATTGCTCAAGGGTTTACCAATGTCAAAAATATTACAGGTGGTATCGCAGCTTATTCCCAACTAGTTGACCCAGCAATCCCACAATATTAG
- a CDS encoding DUF3352 domain-containing protein, with protein sequence MVNRQSSFFGFIAAGAIALILIAIAVFWFFTRTPVTLVTSTTSQPGAAIFVSKLSPVMVSLLTNPERLQALEREGEISKIKTSLLAKSGIDYQKDIQPWLGNEITLAVTTTDLDRDSANGQQPGYLMALATTKQDKSREFVELLFSKRVLAGSNLDTEEYQGVKVLYDSQLAAAVVGDGFVLFANDPSVVKDAINNVQAPDLNLTSSPQYQKALQQLPEASLAVAFLNFPIVAQWQGLALSEPTYDSEIVSLGLNSKGLLAETSFLTASELTPPATPLTKPVGALKYIPASAGLAISGANLSNLADSDLAKFWMQIKTAISGSETDVISRLVQPLTEVQKTWGINFNQDIFSWVKGEYAIALLPRTGQVLPDWIFVVEKTEELPEGIAKLDAIASAKGLSSNTLSLNKQQISAWTELSTKKTQIKDRPSFTIEATAQGIHTTLDNYEIFASDLATMDEVLAGKEKSLLDNRNFQNSVAAIPQPNQGYIYLDWAKSQGVLERQIPVLKLIEVLGKPFFNSLRSLTLSSYGSETNALKGGIFLQLQE encoded by the coding sequence ATGGTGAATCGGCAAAGCTCATTTTTTGGTTTTATAGCGGCTGGTGCGATCGCACTGATATTAATTGCGATCGCAGTTTTTTGGTTTTTCACCAGAACTCCTGTGACTCTCGTCACTTCCACCACCTCCCAGCCTGGTGCAGCTATTTTTGTGTCGAAGCTTTCTCCGGTGATGGTGTCGTTACTCACCAACCCTGAACGTTTGCAAGCTTTAGAACGAGAAGGGGAAATTTCTAAAATCAAAACCAGTTTATTGGCTAAAAGTGGCATAGATTATCAAAAAGATATTCAGCCGTGGTTGGGTAACGAAATTACACTAGCTGTCACCACCACAGATTTAGATCGTGATTCCGCCAATGGACAGCAGCCAGGATATCTCATGGCTTTAGCCACCACTAAACAAGACAAAAGCCGCGAGTTTGTCGAGTTATTATTTTCTAAACGGGTATTAGCTGGCTCTAACTTAGATACCGAAGAATATCAAGGTGTGAAGGTGCTTTACGATAGCCAACTCGCCGCCGCAGTAGTTGGTGATGGCTTTGTGTTATTTGCTAATGATCCTAGCGTTGTCAAGGATGCAATTAACAATGTCCAAGCGCCAGACCTAAATTTAACTAGTTCACCCCAATACCAAAAAGCTCTTCAGCAATTACCGGAAGCTTCCTTAGCCGTGGCTTTCTTGAATTTTCCCATCGTTGCTCAATGGCAAGGTTTAGCATTATCAGAACCAACCTACGACAGTGAAATTGTGTCTCTGGGCTTGAACTCCAAAGGTTTATTAGCAGAAACCAGCTTTTTAACAGCATCTGAACTCACGCCACCAGCCACGCCACTGACAAAACCAGTCGGGGCGTTGAAATACATCCCAGCATCGGCAGGTTTGGCGATTTCTGGTGCAAACTTAAGCAACTTGGCTGACAGTGATTTAGCGAAATTCTGGATGCAAATCAAAACAGCTATTTCGGGTTCAGAAACAGATGTGATTTCCCGCTTGGTACAACCATTAACCGAGGTACAAAAAACCTGGGGTATCAACTTTAATCAAGATATTTTTAGCTGGGTGAAGGGAGAATATGCGATCGCACTTTTACCACGTACAGGCCAAGTTCTTCCTGATTGGATTTTTGTGGTGGAGAAAACCGAGGAATTACCCGAAGGAATTGCCAAATTAGATGCGATCGCATCCGCAAAGGGACTTAGCAGCAACACCCTGAGTTTAAATAAACAACAAATCTCCGCTTGGACAGAGTTAAGCACTAAAAAAACACAAATCAAAGACAGACCATCATTCACCATTGAAGCCACAGCCCAAGGGATACACACCACCCTCGACAATTACGAAATTTTCGCCTCAGACTTGGCGACAATGGATGAAGTTCTTGCTGGTAAAGAAAAATCCTTACTAGACAATCGCAATTTCCAAAACAGCGTCGCAGCGATTCCCCAACCCAATCAAGGTTACATATATCTAGATTGGGCAAAAAGTCAAGGAGTTTTAGAAAGGCAAATCCCCGTGCTGAAACTCATAGAAGTCTTAGGTAAACCATTTTTTAACAGCCTGCGATCGCTCACCCTCAGCAGTTACGGTAGCGAAACCAATGCACTCAAAGGCGGGATTTTTCTACAACTGCAAGAGTAA